The following are from one region of the Quercus robur chromosome 1, dhQueRobu3.1, whole genome shotgun sequence genome:
- the LOC126713992 gene encoding uncharacterized protein LOC126713992 — protein sequence MHDEEPLRDDASIRDFNGGIGCHVASAIKEALLLPKDMAEIKNMRKNELVLDNKRYLGMIIQNTFKLDEMLNAYSDQLDDERKRRITAVQTLSKFEQDLADAKKKLQTEEQARKSAESALEGYQKQAENQGKLLREANAELKKTQEQVLVLRKHLEETQKLRKRAEKSKEQTKKAKICAEQAMNEAEQRGYKVGIAETEKALRAEVSEVCCIY from the exons ATGCACGATGAGGAGCCCCTGCGAGATGATGCATCTATAAGGGACTTTAACGGCGGCATAGGGTGTCACGTAGCCTCAGCTATAAAGGAAGCCTTATTGCTCCCAAAAGATATGGCCGAAATAAAGAATATGAGGAAGAATGAACTTGTCCTCGACAACAAACGAtatttgggcatg ATCatccaaaatactttcaagCTAGATGAGATGCTCAACGCCTATTCCGATCAGCTAgatgatgaaagaaaaagacgGATAACGGCTGTACAGACCTTGTCCAAATTTGAACAGGACTTGGCCGATGCAAAGAAAAAGTTACAGACTGAAGAGCAAGCTCGCAAGAGCGCCGAGTCGGCATTAGAAGGCTACCAAAAGCAGGCCGAGAATCAAGGGAAACTTCTGCGTGAGGCGAATGCCGAACTAAAGAAGACTCAAGAGCAAGTCCTAGTTCTTAGGAAGCACCTGGAGGAAACTCAAAAGCTAAGGAAGCGAGCTGAAAAGTCCAAGGAGCAAACCAAGAAAGCAAAAATCTGTGCCGAACAGGCAATGAACGAAGCTGAGCAGAGAGGCTACAAGGTTGGtatagctgaaactgaaaagGCTTTGAGAGCCGAGGTTTCGGAGGTATGCTGTATCTACTGA
- the LOC126698603 gene encoding uncharacterized protein LOC126698603: protein MVGTIQPHEDALVVTLRIGGYDVRRVMVDQGSAVDVMYPNLYKGLGLKPEDLTTYNSPLVSFEGRVVTPKGLIRLLVQAGTDVVEVDFIVVDVFSLYTAIMGRPWLHTLKEVSSTLHQKVKYPSGDQVLEIVGSQAAARQCLVAAIQHRPEAETSTTADNEL from the coding sequence ATGGTTGGGACCATACAACCCCATGAGGATGCTTTGGTGGTAACGTTGAGAATTGGCGGGTACGATGTCAGAAGGGTGATggttgatcagggtagcgctGTGGATGTAATGTATCCAAACTTGTACAAGGGGCTAGGTTTGAAGCCAGAGGACTTAACAACCTACAACTCTCCTCTGGTAAGTTTTGAGGGAAGGGTGGTCACTCCCAAAGGACTGATCAGGCTGCTTGTGCAAGCAGGTacggatgtggtggaggtggactttatTGTCGTAGATGTTTTTTCTCTGTACACGGCTATTATGGGCCGACCTTGGCTTCACACCCTTAAAGAGGTCTCGTCTACTCTGCACCAGAAGGTGAAGTACCCATCCGGAGACCAAGTGTTGGAAATAGTAGGGAGTCAGGCGGCTGCTCGGCAATGCTTAGTCGCAGCTATACAGCATCGGCCAGAAGCAGAAACCTCGACTACGGCCGACAATGAGTTATAG